A genomic stretch from Oryzias latipes chromosome 24, ASM223467v1 includes:
- the xrn2 gene encoding 5'-3' exoribonuclease 2 produces MGVPAFFRWLSRKYPSIIVHCVEEKGKECNGVRIPVDTTKPNPNEVEFDNLYLDMNGIIHPCTHPEDKPAPKNEDEMMVAIFEYIDRLFNIVRPRRVLYMAIDGVAPRAKMNQQRSRRFRASKEGVELVDEKQRMREEIIQRGGYLPPEEIKERFDSNCITPGTEFMDNLAHCLRYYVAERLSNDPGWKNVVVFLSDASVPGEGEHKIMDFIRRQRAQPNHDPNTHHCLCGADADLIMLGLATHEPNFTIIREEFKPNKPRPCSLCGQTGHEMKDCQGVAREKQGQHDEFADTMPVSEQEFIFIRLCVLREYLERELTMASLPFPFDFERSVDDWVFMCFFVGNDFLPHLPSLEIREGAIDRLVNIYKDVVHKTGGYLTQNGYVNLERVEMIMQAVGVAEDNIFKKRKEDEENFRRRNKEKRKRMKVEQQGPAYLTTGQFAPQALGRRDVPEPIQNARHQAYDMRMNPREQNNKNAAQSLKAMLRNEGSSSSGANESQDRRAPKRKAEDSDSDPEPEDNVRLWEDGWKQRYYKNKFDVDVTDSDFRKKVVQSYVEGLCWVLRYYYQGCASWKWYFPFHYAPFASDFKDIKEMFTEFEKDTMPFKPLEQLMSVFPAASGNFLPPTWRNLMVSPESSIIDFYPDDFAIDLNGKKYAWQGVALLPFVDERRLRAALAEVYPDLTPEEARRNSLGSDVLFVGKSHPLYDFIHELYRDECNKGTVVPPELCFGIQGLLNLDNNPVLPDKPVKSPIPTLRDISQSTAVSVKFKDPEFAVGYVFKAVLLPGAKIPTKVLKPGDWERGNRGPWRPQLGFNPNRQQAHLDQSGFRALGHSLNRNQQGGGQYSNTPPPGTYHQGSYRPQHAGGHRGFQHSRPNPQLGASQPYQQPQFSRHQQQPPQYSGGGHGWNRVVQSQPSAYQQNANRDRGGPRHAGYQQPHDHWQDRQDDRRGNRGQPQQGYGSSRSYPPPPPSRRWN; encoded by the exons ATGGGAGTCCCAGCATTTTTTCGTTGGCTAAGCCGAAAGTACCCGTCTATAATTGTGCATTGTGTTGAAGAGAAG GGGAAAGAGTGTAATGGAGTTCGTATTCCTGTCGACACCACAAAACCAAACCCCAACGAGGTGGAATTTGACAACTTGTACTTGGACATGAATGGGATCATTCATCCTTGCACACATCCTGAAGACAA ACCTGCTCCCAAAAATGAAGATGAAATGATGGTCGCTATCTTTGAGTACATCGATCGCCTGTTCAATATAGTGCGCCCCAGAAGAGTCCTATACATGGCAATCGATGGAGTA GCTCCACGTGCCAAAATGAACCAGCAACGCTCTCGGCGGTTTCGCGCCTCCAAAGAGGGAGTTGAGCTTGTAGACGAGAAGCAGCGCATGAGAGAAGAGATCATTCAGAGAG gAGGTTATCTTCCACCTGAAGAAATCAAAGAGAGGTTTGACAGCAACTGCATCACTCCA GGAACAGAGTTCATGGACAACCTGGCCCACTGTCTTCGATACTATGTAGCTGAAAGGCTCAGCAATGATCCTGGATGGAAGAATGTTGTT GTCTTCTTGTCTGATGCCAGCGTTCCAGGAGAAGGAGAACACAAGATTATGGATTTTATCCGGAGACAGAGAG CTCAACCTAATCATGACCCAAACACGCATCACTGCCTTTGTGGAGCTGACG ctgacCTGATCATGTTGGGCTTGGCCACTCATGAACCAAACTTTACTATAATCAGAGAGGAGTTTAAACCCAACAAACCACGCCCCTGCTCTCTCTGTGGACAGACGGGTCATGAGATGAAGGACTGTCAAGGTGTGGCAAGAGAGAAGCAAGGACAG CATGATGAGTTTGCCGACACAATGCCGGTGTCAGAGCAGGAGTTCATATTTATCAGATTATGTGTTCTGAGGGAG TATTTGGAAAGAGAGCTTACCATGGCCAGTCTGCCATTTCCCTTTGACTTTGAGCGCAGTGTTGACGACTGGGTCTTCATGTGTTTCTTTGTTGGGAACGACTTCTTACCACATCTGCCATCCTTAGAAATCAG aGAGGGAGCAATAGATCGTCTGGTCAACATTTACAAAGATGTTGTTCACAAAACTGGA GGCTACTTAACCCAAAATGGCTATGTCAACTTGGAGCGAGTCGAGATGATCATGCAGGCTGTGGGCGTGGCTGAGGACAACATCTTTAAGAAACGCAAAGAGGATgag GAGAACTTCAGAaggagaaacaaagaaaaacgaaAAAGGATGAAA GTGGAGCAGCAGGGTCCTGCTTACCTGACCACTGGGCAGTTTGCCCCTCAAGCCTTGGGAAGAAGAGATGTTCCTGAACCCATCCAGAACGCTCGACACCAGGCGTACGACATGAGGATGAACCCCAGAGAGCAAAACAACAAG AATGCAGCTCAGTCTCTGAAAGCCATGTTGAGGAACGAGGGCAGT TCGTCTTCTGGTGCCAATGAAAGCCAAGATCGCAGAGCACCCAAGAGGAAAGCTGAGGACAGCGACAGCGACCCTGAGCCTGAAGACAATGTCAG GTTGTGGGAGGATGGCTGGAAGCAGAGATACTACAAGAACAAGTTTGATGTGGATGTGACAGACAGTGACTTCAGGAAGAAGGTGGTTCAGTCGTATGTGGAGGGCCTCTGCTGGGTGCTGCGATATTACTATCAG GGCTGTGCATCCTGGAAGTGGTACTTCCCATTCCACTACGCTCCGTTTGCCTCTGACTTCAAAGACATCAAAGAAATGTTCACGGAATTTGAGAAGGACACCATGCCG TTCAAACCTCTGGAGCAGCTAATGAGTGTGTTTCCTGCTGCCAGTGGGAACTTCCTGCCACCAACGTGGAGAAACCTCATGGTCAGCCCG GAGTCTTCCATCATTGATTTTTACCCTGACGATTTTGCCATTGACCTCAATGGTAAAAAATACGCTTGGCAAG GTGTTGCTTTGCTGCCTTTTGTGGATGAACGGCGTTTGAGAGCTGCTCTGGCAGAAGTCTACCCTGACCTCACGCCTGAGGAAG CGAGGAGAAACAGTCTGGGCAGCGATGTGTTGTTTGTTGGAAAGAGTCACCCGCTGTATGACTTCATCCATGAACTCTACCGGGATGAATGTAACAAG GGCACAGTGGTTCCACCAGAGCTGTGCTTTGGAATCCAAGGGTTATTAAATCTTGATAACAACCCTGTTCTACCAGACAA gCCAGTGAAGTCCCCTATCCCTACATTGCGGGACATTTCACAAAGTACTGCAGTCAG tGTGAAGTTCAAGGACCCTGAATTTGCAGTTGGATATGTGTTCAAAGCAGTTCTACTCCCTGGAGCCAA GATTCCCACTAAAGTCTTGAAGCCAGGAGACTGGGAAAGGGGGAACAGGGGACCATGGAGaccccagctgggattcaaccCCAACAGACAACAGGCTCACCTGGACCAGTCTGGCTTCAGAGCTCTTGG tcACAGTCTGAACAGGAACCAACAAGGTGGAGGACAGTACAGCAACACTCCACCCCCAGGCACCTACCACCAAGGAAGCTACCGTCCACAGCACGCCGGTGGCCACCGTGGATTTCAAC ATTCCAGACCAAATCCTCAGTTGGGAGCATCACAACCTTACCAACAGCCGCAGTTTTCAAG GCATCAACAACAGCCGCCGCAGTACTCGGGCGGCGGACACGGATGGAATCGGGTCGTGCAGTCCCAGCCGTCGGCGTACCAGCAGAACGCCAACCGCGATCGGGGAGGGCCGAGGCATGCCGGCTACCAGCAGCCCCACGATCACTGGCAAGACCGCCAGGACGATCGAAGGGGCAACCGAGGGCAACCGCAACAG